A portion of the Leptidea sinapis chromosome 27, ilLepSina1.1, whole genome shotgun sequence genome contains these proteins:
- the LOC126972818 gene encoding phosphatidylserine synthase, producing the protein MDSGSLSGSDEYKDAFESINERPVDDISLEFFYKPHTITLLGVSIAAVIYTAFVRDENNIQGNIWAGICCVIFFFLIISVLTFPNGPFTRPHPAVWRIVFGMSVLYLLTLLFLLFQSHSTVYAIMYWIDPNLRNFHIDMDKEYAVNCTDISLSRIWSHLDVFAWGHFLGWTYKAILFRHAGLLWAISVMWEITEIAFAHLLPNFLECWWDSIILDVLICNGLGIWCGLKLCKVLEMREYKWVSIRDISSTTGKIKRAILQFTPVHWAPVRWLDPNSTYMRFFALSQLVVFWQISELNTFFLKHIFEMPPSHPLVIARLVLIGVIVAPSVRQYYTYVTDPKCKRVGTQCWVYGAIMVTESVLCIKNGQELFGQAQVWNVIVWLVIQILVSVGCVYGVVLYDRYKRIVSSSNTSSLKKEN; encoded by the exons ATGGACAGTGGTAGTTTATCAGGTTCTGATGAATATAAAGACGCCTTTGAATCTATTAATGAACGGCCAGTTGATGATATATCATTAGAATTTTTCTATAAACCACACACTATCACTTTATTAGGAGTTTCCATTGCTGCTGTTATATACACAGCATTTGTAAG AGATGAAAACAACATTCAGGGAAATATTTGGGCTGGTATATGTTGTgttattttcttcttcttaaTCATATCTGTACTTACATTTCCAAATGGCCCATTCACAAGACCACATCCAGCAGTGTGGAGGATTGTATTTGGAATGTCAGTGCTGTATTTACTTACCTTATTATTTCTTCTCTTTCAAAGTCATTCAACAGTCTATGCAATTATGTATTGGATTGATCCCAATCTACGCAATTTCCACATAGATATGGATAAG gAATATGCTGTGAATTGCACAGATATAAGCTTGTCACGCATTTGGTCACACTTAGATGTCTTTGCTTGGGGCCATTTTTTAGGTTGGACTTATAAAGCAATTCTTTTTCGACATGCTGGTCTTTTGTGGGCCATTTCAGTTATGTGGGAAATTACAGAAATAGCATTCGCTCACTTGCTACCCAATTTCCTGGAATGTTGGTGGGATTCAATAATATTAGATGTTCTAATATGTAATGGTCTAGGTATATGGTGTGGCTTAAAACTTTGTAAGGTGTTAGAAATGAGAGAATATAAATGGGTAAGCATAAG GGATATCTCATCTACGACAGGTAAAATTAAAAGAGCAATCCTTCAATTTACACCTGTTCATTGGGCACCAGTGAGATGGTTGGATCCTAATTCCACCTATATGAGATTCTTTGCTCTCAGCCAGCTTGTGGTATTCTGGCAAATATCTGAGCTGAATACATTCTTTTTGAAGCACATATTTGAAATGCCTCCGTCACATCCGTTGGTCATAGCTCGGCTAGTGCTTATTGGTGTTATAGTAGCACCATCAGTTCG GCAATACTATACCTATGTAACTGATCCTAAGTGCAAAAGAGTGGGGACACAGTGTTGGGTTTACGGCGCAATAATGGTGACGGAATCTGTGCTGTGTATTAAAAATGGACAAGAACTATTTGGACAGGCCCAAGTTTGGAATGTTATAGTTTGGCTAGTCATACAAATTCTAGTCTCTGTTGGCTGTGTTTATGGTGTTGTGTTGTATGATCGCTATAAG cgAATTGTTTCAAGTTCCAATACAAGCAGTCTAAAAAAGGAAAATTAA